A segment of the Panicum hallii strain FIL2 chromosome 1, PHallii_v3.1, whole genome shotgun sequence genome:
TGTGGTCGCTCGAGGGGATGGCTGTGAGTGCCTGCCTGGCCGTTCGCCAGCGGCGGGAAGGAGTGACCGCCCGCGCCTCCTTCGCCGCGGGTGGGGAGGGACAGCCGGGAGTGCCTCCTTCACCGCGGCGGGTAGGGAGGAGCGCCGCCTGGGtggccgccggcgaggaggagcggtGCTCGGCCGGCCGCAAGAGGGGAGATCTTGACcggggaggaggcggtgggCAGATCGAAGCGGAGGGAAGGGGAAAATGTGGGGGTTGGAGCGTCGGTCGGAGAGTCCAACGCAGAGAAGCTGCTCGTGGCTGTTGCGAAAATACAACACACAAACGCGGCTGCGGTGGGACAATCTCGTCGGGAACGTCCGCCTTTTAGTTCAGCTGGCGCGTTCGAAACGCGAATGCTTGCTGCCGACGCCCAACCAAACAGGGTCTAACTGAACAAATTATGACAATGTGTGTATGGAAATTTTAACTGCAGTAAAGCACCTAAGAAGTCAAAAAGTATCAGGCCCAAAAAATACTGAAACATGAGAGAAAGATGTCACTatttggaaaagaaaagaaaagaaaagacgAGTAGTGGTTAGTCGAATACTCGCACTAGGAGTGTTCCTTCCACCATGTTGAGAACATGCATGCTCAACCTCCCCACCGATATCTGAATGTCTATTAGTATCGATCATATATTGATTTTAGTACCTATATAGGTAACATAGTTTTGCTAAGTATTGTGATTCCTATTTCTCTTAAACTTAAGTATCAATTATATGGAAAATTCACTTAAACTTCAGCGGTCTTATATTTTACCTATCGGGATTAGACATCTGGTCCGAATACTAATTTAACACAAAAAAGCTAAGCAAATGAGAAAGGATTTCCCAAAGGTGTATGAGAAGATTTTTCAGAAATTTTGCATGGAAGGCTTGAGATAAATTTATATGGATGGTTTTAAAAGAAAAGTTTCTAGAAAAATCCCAGGAgtaaaatttatagaaaaagaaaaaaattagaAAGCTGTGATGTGCCCGAGTTTAACCGTTGGCGATGGCGATGGCGATTAGCAGGTCCGTGCGGTCGGTGGGTCCCACAGAAGTTGGCAACAAGGCAACCACCACCGACTCGTATAGTGGGATCCAAaggccgctcgccgtcgctccATTTCCCCCCAACCTGtgcgccgctccgccgcctccgcgccgagCACGCGCATCCGTCCAGAACTCCAGATCCAGCCATCCTCGCCTGCTCCCGCTGCAGCCGCACCTCTCTCCATTCCTTCCCGCGTCGGCGAGCGGGAGGGCGGGCGGGCTTCGTCTTCCCCCGAGCGGGGTTGGCGTGGAGGCGGTTTCTTCGTCTTCCGGTAAGGCTGCCCTGGCTTTTCTTGCACGGGCTGTTCATTTCGCCGCAGGGTCGCGTCGTTGGTTGCGTCTCCCCCTTGAGCCGTCGAATCAAAATCATTCTTTTTCAAGTGGGGATTGCTCCTGTACGTTTAGCTTGTCACGGATTTACTCGCTGCATGCGTGGTGGGGATGGTAACTGCTAGTTGACTAATTGCAGCGGTTTATTTCCCCCAAATTTGAACCCTCCTCCGCTCCTGCTTATGAACCGTCTTTCACTTCAGATAAATGCCTTTTCTTTTGTTTCAAAAAAAGATAAatgccttttctttttccctctcttttatGGTCCTCTTACCCGATTGGTTGGCACTGAAACGCTGGGACAGCAATTAAGCATACCATTGCTTTCGTTTGTCATTGACATTTAGCTTATCGAATGCTAGATAGGGACTTGTTTGACTTTTCTTTATTTTTCCAGTCCTGCTCCTATCTATTACTGCCACGAGTATTATATTTTATATGCTGATTCCCCACTACTTGTTCCAGTGTTATGTCTTTCTCCAGTGGCACAACTGTTCAACTGAAGAGCAGATTTTTGTAGTGCAATGGCTGTGGAAAGAGATGTGTTTGGCATCTCAGGGCCGACATATCTGAAATCTGTTGATTGGTACGTAGTTAatagcttctcctcctcctttcATCTTCATCGATTTTACATGACATTTCGCAGAAATTTGTGGGTCATCAAAGGGTTAGATTTGCAGGAAATGTTACGTTTAAATAAAAAGTGTTCTCATGTTCTCCGGCAATGAATCATATCGCACTAAGCATCCAAGTATTCTTTACTATAGTTCTCTTCTGTTGATTTTAGTTTCATTTCAGTCCTTCTGGGAATTAGAGAGATAAGTCATTCTAATGAACCACGTATATGTATAGGCATGATTGATGAAGAAAGAGAAGCACTAAAAGAAATAGGTGTCTCGTTAATTTTGTATAGCAGGCATAAATCTTCTGCATTCTTGCAACATGGGGTTGTGGTATGCTTTTAACACTAAGTCACCATAGTTCATGGCATGGCATCACTGTCATGTAGCTGCTAGATCCACTGTCTGCCCTTATTGGCCACTGTCATGTCGGACTTGGAAAATAATTATGACCCTTAACTCTTGCTAACCATTCCCACCTACTCCACCTCACTCCCATTATGAGCATTATTGTCTAACTGTAATTGGTTTAAGGCATACTGAACCTCTCATTGTCTACTGAGGTTATATCTGTCTAATGAAATTACTTGTTTTTTAATCTTTACTAGAAACACTGGCAACAATGATATGTGAGATGATCTTAGTGCTTGATTCTTGTGTGTCAGTTATCTAGCTGAGTTTCAGTTTTAAGGGAGCTCAAACTGTTTGTCTTTATTTGGTTTTCACATCACTTTCCTTTTTGATTCTGCAACCCTGCAAGCTGCATTGCCATGTTTATTTTTGTCCATATGTGTCTCAGGTACTACATTTGGACTTGTGCATTGCTACTTGCAATTGCCAGAAGCCCAGAATGAACTTGTAATGTTTCGGACCTCAAAACTGTTTGTGGATCCTTAAATAAAATGGTGGCACAGGGGAGTTCCCATGGTTGAAAAAAGAATCATGATTGGCAATTACTGACTGGTCAATAGTACGTATTACCTTTGGATTGTCCTCTCCATCCAAGTTTAGTCCTGATCCTCATTGATGTTCTTAGTGGGAACTAATTTTGTAGTAGTATGAAAAGGCAAAAACAGCCCCATATGAAGGAAATTACATGGTTCATGCTTTAGCAGCATCCAAAATTAGGTTCTTCTGGTTATCTCAATACAGGAAAGTAATACTTATTGCAACTTAAACTGCAAAACTGATGGACTATAGAGCATACCTTTTGCTCAATCTATGTGCCTGGTTAACCACACAATCCTCTAGCTACTATTCATAGTGTGACCCGCTACGAGTCGAGTTGTATCTCTTTGAATGTTTATGCCTTAACAATAAGCCATTATCATCTGCAATGCAGACTTCCCTCTGGAGctattttttttttaatttcgtACGATTCCAAGTAACATCATTTGCATATACTGCTGTGTATTTGAGAAAAATTTTTTGTAAATAAGGAAGTAGTATTAGAAGTTTGTGTATAACAGAAATGATTTAGCTAGAGAGAAAAGAAGTGATCTGAATGCATCAGTATGTAACTATGTATTGCATTTGTACTATGTAGTGCTAAACAGTGAATAGAAATACTTCTAAATTCCTCAGCAACGTAGCTCATTTGTCGTATTATCAACATTGTTAAAAAATCATTGCTAGCTTAGATGGCATTCAGAAGTTTCCATCTTGTTCACATTTTCAGGAAGGCACAGCACATCAATTGAAATATACTAGGAACCAATTTATTTGGATGACCTTAAGGGTTATGTCTGCAAAGCGCTAAGATTCTAGTCTGTGTCATGGACCGTGCTCGGCTATATTTCTGCATCCTCAGTTTGAACTCTTATCACCATAGGCTAAATCCTTAATTATCAGAAGTTTGATTGATTTGATCATTCGTATAAGTGTGTCATGTGATTCTTTTGCTAGTACAGTTTTCACAATTTATTGACATGGGGAATTGACTTTTTTTCATTATCAATTGTCCAAAGGAACTGCGAGCATAATCGGAGATCTGTGGCTGCAAGCTTAGTTCAGGCTGTATATGTATTGGAGAGAGACCGACAACTAAATCGCCAATCTGTTGAAGCCCTGGCTCCTCCTTGGTGGGAATTCTTCCATTTTGAGCTGATTCGCAAGCTTATTGATGATGCCGATATGTCCATATTTGGTGCAATATTTGAATTCAATCCTCCTTCAAGTGAAGAAGTTTCTGCTGTGAATGCTCCAAGATTTGTCGTTGCTTTCAGAGGCACCATAACAGAAAGGGATACCATCTCTAGGGATCTTTCCCTTGACCTCCACCTTGTACAAAATGGTCTCCATAGGACCTCAAGATTTACCATTGCAATGCAAGCTGTTCAAAACGTTGCCTCAGTTTTTCCCAGATccacaatttggctagcagggCACTCATTGGGTGCAGGTATGGCTATCCTTACTGGAAGAAACATGGTTAAGAAGGGTGTGCTTTTGGAAAGCTTTCTCTTCAATCCACCCTTTGTCGCTGCTCCAATTGAAAGGATCAGAGATGAAAGGGTTAAGCATGGTTTCCGCATTGCTAGAAGTGTAATTACTGCTGGATTAACTATTGCAATGAAAGGTAAAACCGAGGGGAACAGTCAGAGATCTGTTGCTGAAGAATCTTTCAGCATTCTGTCATCATGGACGCCGTATCTATACATTAACCCAGGAGACCATATCTGTTCAGAGTACATCGGGTACTTCCAACACCGGAAGAACATGGAGGATCTTGGTGCTGGTTTTATTGAGAAGCTTGCAACCCAGAATTCCATTGGAGATCTGTTCTTCAAGGCATTAGGGTGGGAATCAGAACCACTGCACCTTCTCCCATCTGCTGACTTGATCGTCAACGTGAGCCCTTCACCTGATTTCAAATATGCTCATGGCATCAGCCAATGGTGGCAGCCCGAGCTGAACTTGCAGTGCAGTAAATATCGGTACTAATAGCTATACACTGCTGGAAAAGGAAGATGTTCTTAGAAACTTAGCTGTGGTCTTCTATTCTTTCAGTTTATTCATGTGGTCCATTCCATTTATATGATACATTATTTCAGACACAAGACTGCAACCTTGACCCTGCGAAATCTATTGATTATGTACAGTAATCAGATTAACTGCATTTCTGTACTCTGATGTGCTTATTGGCGTTTCCTATTTCTGCTGTACAAAGTACATTATGATAGATGTGCTTTCTTATTCATGTTTTATCTAGAGCACGTGAGCTTGATTTGAGGATAATGTAGTAAGTTGAGGTGCACTAGAATAAACGTGAACACCATTTTGAATGTTGTTTAAAATTTCTTGCTCATGAGAAGTCATATCGAGGTGTATCAGCTGATGTGAAGAGCTTGTGCTTGTGCTTCTGGAACTATGGATTGGAAGGTTCTATTAGGACCATGCATCCTTTGGGTTATATATAGTATTATGGCTTGGATTATATCTTGACTCTTGAGTGTATTTCAGTCTCTATTTCCATAAAAAAGTTGACTAATCAGGAAATCACAGTAAAATACGTACATAGTCAGATTCGAGCCTGAATGCAAATCATCGGACATTAGCAGTGTAGCACTTCCACCCATAATACAGTTATGGCTACAGAAAAGACGTCACTGTGAGGTCAGCGCTTGGAACATGCTGACCTCATCATAGTGAAATAGTAAAATTCCTTCTCCCAGTAGTTCTGTGGTTAGCAACGGACCACGAGTTTTTCCATCTAAACCAGTGCAGGTGAATGATTTCAAATAAAGAAGAGGAGAGGTCAGAGGCGGTGATACATGAAGCTGTTTGAGGCCTGTGCTACCCATACCGTTGATGTAACAGTCAAGGGGGACAGACGGTGATGTTTGAGTCGTGGAGTTTGAGGTAGCTGAATGTTGGAGTAGTGGCGTGGTGTTTTGAGTGATGCGTCACGCGGTTGTCGGGTTGCTTGATGCGGGATTGTTGTCTTTTCTCTATTTTGTATTGTTCAATTTaaacttttattttttttaatataATCGGTAGCTCTCCTGCCTAATTTATTTAAAAAAAATACCAAGAGAGAACAAAAAATATCGTTAAAGCAGCATACTCACAAGGATCACATTTTAAATTCTGAAAATGCTGCAATATGACAATGTAGTAGAGGTAATACTTATCTAGCAAATTTAGAGCTGACAAACGACTGTCAATCTATGACGAAACACAAATAGTCAAGAAGATACACTTCGCTTTGTTTGTCACACTCTGCCATGCTTGCTATGCCATTATTTAGTCTTTACCACTAGGAAGAAGTCTGTTGTCTAGCTCGTTCTCACCCTTACACTAACTCACTAAGCATATATATAATTTTAATTTGTTAGGATCTTATTGCCACACGGTAGAATATATGCCATTCGTATACTGAAGCATTTGCAGGACTTCTGGGGCTTTCAGATTTAGCAATGAATTGGGCATTCCCTTCTCAGAATGCACTTGTTGAACTACAATGTGCAGACTGGAGTAGCATGTGTACTCTGCAGTACTGCTGCAAGAGAAACAAGAGATCATCTGTTTTTTGGCTGCCCCTTTGCAAagtcctgctgctgctgggcaCTAATCAATATCACTTGGGATGAGATGTTGGACATTCATGGGAGGATTTCTTTGGCTCGGCAAAACTCAAACTTACCACTTTTTGTGGAAGTCTGTCTGATTGCTTTCTAGGAACTTTGGAAATTGTGAAATGCCGTCATTTTTGTGACAGAGAATCTGCTTCTCTTCAGCTTTGGATCAGACATTTTAAAGACCAGCTCGTCCTCCAGTCCTGGCGATTTAGAGAGGAAAGTAGAACCTTAATCAAACAATGGATAGAGACaacgttgtaatataagtgccccccccccctcctgctTTGTATCTCCTGTAAATATCCTTTTCCTCTTTTTTATAGAAATCGAAGTGTTGTGGGGAACTCCCCCCACAGTTTGCCCTTCAAAAAGGAAGAATGCGATTGTTGGTTTATGCTTTTAGTGTTTACAGTCCAGCTAGTGTGTTGATATTCATATACCTCTGTTTTAATGTATAGGCCCTGGTTACCAATTCCAGGTTATATGATGTTGCAAGGTTTCCAGTCCAGCTGTTGATATACCTCTGTTGAGTGCTTTGGAAAGGTTATATGCAGATGAACTGTAGTTATCATGCAGCTCCTGTTTGAACATGTTATATTTAATCTGTGCCTGGGCTTTGCTCAATACAGGAGCTAGAGGTTCTTTCAGTCAACACTGGAACAGTTCAGCGAACGGGCCTGTGACCGGGTTGGTCAGCGGGACCTCAGTAGCACCCCGGCCCAAGAGGTTGCAGAATTTATTCCCGGGTTGCTATGGTTGCACACATGTTCAGTGGTACTGCACGGGAGTAGTCTTTCCAATCTCTTCTCTAGCGTGTGTATGGACTTCCAATCTCTTCTCTAGCGTGTGTATGGACACGCGTGCCTATGTACCTTCTAAAAAAACACTGGAACAGTTCATTGTGCTCTGTTAAGTTTTCCTGGTGCTCTAGGTTTACCACACCGACTCACCGAGTAATTGACTGAACCAAAACTATCTTATGAAATTTACTAATGCATGATCCCTTAGCTTGATGAAAAGCTTGCTTACTACTCAAAGCAGACTGCTCTGATAAGCTTGTCCTGTAATACAACGATCTGTTGTATCTGTATTTTAGAAATTTAATTGATATTTGTTGAAACCATTCGATTGATAACACACAGAAATCTAACAGTCAAGTTGAGCAAAGGTTTAGTCGTTTCTTTGCCCATCGTTAAGGAGAATGGTTAACTAGGTAGCAGCTTGATACAAATTGCTTCCAGTAAAAAAATCAACAGAAAAATGCATCAGCCGCTACAAACgaaagaatcgatgaaaataaTATAATTTTGCATATCAAGCATTCTTATTGTTCACATGTACAAGCATGAACAATCAATCTTTTTTTACTGACAACAATACAAGAGTGAAGAGTATCACCTCGGTTCGCACACAGGTGTTTTTACTGATAAAGGTCCCATTAGGCCATAATTAAGATTTTGATGATTACGTGACAACATAGTTAATGGGATTAACAAGTTTGTAAGCTTAAGATTGTAGGAATTCTAGTCTTATGGATGGAATCCAATCCATAGTTAAGGTGTCCAAATCGCTGTCAAGGTGTCTCACGAATTGGACAAGATTCAGCATGAATACATGCGTCAGTTAAATCGATTGCTGAGCTATCAAGCAATGAAAACTCAGTAACACCGGTTGAACGAACGCTATGGATAATAAGCGTCGGTGCAATGTCAATTTGCTCTGGTGATATGCACAGAAGCTCCAGAAGGTTTTGGTTAAAAATGcttcagcaccggttgaaccgacgctacCTGCAGAGGCGTTGATCAGTTAATTACCCTGAGAGCATTTCATAATATAGAAGCCTTCGAAGGATAAAATCAtcagcaccggcaccggttgaaccgacggtgTCCCGATTGAAGGTGTCGATGTAATAATGCAAGCAAAAGAAGATGTGACAAAAAGGTGATCAACGGCTAGCATGCACTGTTAAACTGATGGTGGcgaccggttgaaccgacgttTTAAGATTTCTAGGGAAAAAGCATGCAACGGCTAGGAGTGGATCTCTAACCTATATAAGGCCTCACCCTAGATCATTTGAGACTGCTGGAGTTTATGTGAAGCACCCGTACCCTgaagaagttctccaagccatCTAAGAGTTTATTGATCAAATCCTTAGActttagcacaagctttgtgTGTGATAGTGCTAGGCTAGTGTCCGTGTTTTACCGGttacccaccgagggatatacccaatgtggtaagttttgggtgagaagacgccgagatcaggaactcgaaggtgtaaggaacacaaagctttagacaggttcaggccgcaaagTGCGTAATagcctacgtcctgtatgacggtttgtattgcctttggtgtagaatgatctaaagACCcccttttgagaggggtccctgccctcccttatatatccgggaggtcagggttacaaaaaTACTAaacaacaccagctaaggaatcgtaccagaacatgtctcgagtaaattccctctgtatcagttagctttatctcctacttaaacgggataaataagagataagacgaacttaatctcttaaatctctttaaactacgttatgtactcagtcccgtggccccgggtccgACAGCTAGTTCTAGTTagagtgagagagcaaggtGTAGATGCCTTGtgttggttcttgagtgaagCTCAGCTGTAATCTTGATGTGCCGGCCCCTTAGAGTCTTCATGCTAGTCTCGTGCTCGTCGGCAAGTCTTCGACCCTTCGGCTTGGTGTGGAGTGGCAATGATAGCTTTGTAAGGGGACGAAGAGACCCCCTCCTTCGTGGGAAGCTCCGTAGTGAAGGCGGCATCAAGAGACCAGGGGACTTGGCATGAACCTTAGTGGCCAAGTCTTCGTGGCAAGTCAAGAGGAGTCCAGAAAAGACTTGTTTACCGGGAAGCAATAATCTttgtgagtgcttcaacaacgtgAACTAGAGGTGGCTCAGTGATTACCGATACCACGGGTAAATCCTTACGTCAAGAGTTTGCTTTATCTCATACCCTTATTTACATTTCCGCATTTTATACTTGCAACTGGTGTGCCTTTACTTTCTTAGTGTAGTATTTTGATAGGATTGGTTATATATTGCAAAACTTGTTATGAGATGAGGGTTTTCACACTAGATGAACCATAGTTACACATGTACATAGCTCGTTCTAGATTATATTTTGCACAAATTAGTTTGAGCTATAGGTTATAAGTTGCCTCTTCCCTCTTAGGCTAGGAGCACATTCCTCTCAGATAATGAGCATATACTTTACATTATTAGCACTTTGGTTCAAAGGATCACTCGTGGAAATTAAAGAATGACAGAGTTTAGAGCTTTATATTAGAGATGTATGTATGTACATCCTGGACCAGATGAGATGACCGAACAAAACGGCTCAGCAGACGATCTTCTCGATATCAACCCCTAAGGATCTCCAAAACTCCCGCTGCTCCTGCCGGTCGTCTCCTCCATTCTGGTACTCGGCCGGCAGATGCTGCTCTGTCGTTGGCACTCCTTGCTCCAGGTAGAGCTCGGCACCGGCTGATTCCGCCAAAGGGCCGGTGCTAGAGCTCTGCACCAGCTGAAGCTGATCCTCTTGAATCTCTTGTCGTTCCTCGACCTCCATGGAGGGCACTGAGtcaagctgctgctgctgctgattgCTCGGTGAGATGCCATCAGAGCTTTCTGCTGCTCCGGCGGCGACGGTTTCCTGGATCATCAACTGCGGCGTCATGGCGTGCTCTTCGGTCTTCTGCTGCTCTGCTGTTGGCTCTGCATCGTCGGCTAGCAAACTACCCCACTCCATGATTTCCTCGTCGGTAGTTTGCATCGGTTCATAATCATAAGCACAAGTAGTCGCTGAACTGCTGTCGTTGGCGGCGTTGTTGTCGTCCGGcaggagctgctgctgctgatccGTCGCTGAGATGCCTTGGTCGATCAGAAAAGGTGACGGCGAGTGTTCTTGCTGGCCAGCAGAAGCATGCGCCACGCTGGGGTCACCGCCCTGGCAGTCGTTGTGGGCGTCGGGCACGCTGAAAACGCCAGAATAGCACCATGGTTCACCAGTTCGTTGCAGGAAGACGTCTCCGGAACCGTGCTCCGCGCCATAGCCTTGATCGATCGCGGGCTCTGTCGATCCATAGACACAAGTCGATGAACCACTGTTGGCCGCGGCGGCATCGGCGTCGACGCGAGCGCGCTTCGGTGCGGGTTCAGCGGCGTGGCAGCCGTTGGAGTACTCCTCGTCGGGAACGCGCTTGCGGTCCTTGCCGTGGCCGGAGAAGGAAACGTGGCAGATCTTGAGGGACGGGCACGCTGGCTCGGTGAGGGTGTACTCGTGCATCACCCACCCCGTGcttccgctgccgccgccgctcttgcCGCGGCCCATTTGCAGGTTCAGGTTGATCCTTCTCCACTCGATCGTCTCGCCGCCTATGCACGAGGCGCTGAACACGGGCCTCTGCGACACCCACCTCGCGCTcgcgccgccggcgcagtaGCGATCCTGTCGGGCGGCTTCCTGCTTGGCGTCCTTGGTGCGCACGAAGAAGTAggcctcgtcgtcgtcggccAGGCCGTGGCGCTCCAGGAGCTTCCAGGGCAGCGTGTTGGCGGCGCTGTCGTCGTCGATGACGATGACGCCGGGGAACCAGGCCGGCTCGCCGCGGACGGTCGGCAGGAGGAAGAACTCGACGAGCTCGTCGTCGTCGGGGCGGAAGTTGAGGCCGGGCGGGAGCCCGAGGGCCACGGCGGCCTTGGTCGACATGGTCTGGTGGTTGTTCTTGGATTGGAGCGAGAGAGATCGtcggaggggagagaggaatcAATCTGTTGTAGCGATGGAGAGTGGCTGCGCTTGATCTCGAACGATGGCAAGGGAAAGCATTGATTACTTGGTGTGGGTTCTCTTATATAATGCCGTCGATGCCGGATGCCCTGCCACTGCCATGCGGTTCGTGTAAGAGTCGTCCCCGGTTTCCGAACTCCGAGACCGTCGCTGAAACAATTCCGATTGTCTGCACTGCAACGGCTCGCCCGGGAAAAGCGCAACGGCGGCCGCCGCTGGCCCGGAA
Coding sequences within it:
- the LOC112879105 gene encoding GDSL esterase/lipase At4g10955-like; the protein is MAVERDVFGISGPTYLKSVDWNCEHNRRSVAASLVQAVYVLERDRQLNRQSVEALAPPWWEFFHFELIRKLIDDADMSIFGAIFEFNPPSSEEVSAVNAPRFVVAFRGTITERDTISRDLSLDLHLVQNGLHRTSRFTIAMQAVQNVASVFPRSTIWLAGHSLGAGMAILTGRNMVKKGVLLESFLFNPPFVAAPIERIRDERVKHGFRIARSVITAGLTIAMKGKTEGNSQRSVAEESFSILSSWTPYLYINPGDHICSEYIGYFQHRKNMEDLGAGFIEKLATQNSIGDLFFKALGWESEPLHLLPSADLIVNVSPSPDFKYAHGISQWWQPELNLQCSKYRY